The DNA window GATTGATGCCAAGATGCCCGTGGTCTTTCTGGCCCCACAAGATCGAACCTACGCCAAGATCCTGGCAAACATCCAAGAGGTCAAAGCCAGGGGGGGAATCGTGATCGCCGTGGGGACTGAGGGCGATACCGAGCTAGCCTCTCGGGTCGATCATTGTGTGAGCATTCCGGCGACCAGTCCGCTGCTGACCCCCATCCTTTTGGTGATTCCCCTGCAGCTTCTCGCCTACCACATCGCCGTTCGCAAGGGCTGCGATGTCGACCAACCACGGAATCTGGCCAAAAGTGTCACCGTAGAGTAAGGAGCGTGGGGTGTGCGGTGGCGCGCAGTGGGCTGGGACTCTCCACAGGCAGGGAGGCCGATATAGGGCATGGCTGAGGAGAAGGAGGGGCAAACAGGAACGCCTGGTACTCTCCGGCGCACGCTTCTCGATCTCGCCTACCATCCCCGCATCCCGGAAGGGGCCTATCTCACCATCGTCTCTATCCTCGTGGGGCTCGCGACCGGTGTTGGGTCCGTGGCCTTCATTAAACTCCTCCAATATACCACCTACTTTTTCTTCGAGACTGGCCGCGGGGCACTCACCCTCTTGGGGGAGTATTACGTCATCCTCCTCCCGGCGATCGGAGGCCTGGTCGTCGGGCCCTTGATCTATCACTTCGCCCAAGAGGCTAAAGGCCATGGGGTCCCTGAGGTCATGACAGCGATCACGGTCATGGGGGGACGGATTCGGAAGCGGGTGGCCTTCATCAAGATCCTGGCCTCCGCCATCACCATCGGCTCGGGCGGCTCTGCGGGTCGAGAGGGACCCATGATCCAGATTGGGGCCGGGATCGGCTCCACCGTGGGACAATTCCTCAAGATGTCCGATGAGCGGATCAAGACGCTCGTGGCGTGCGGGGCTGCCGCGGGGATCGCCGCCACCTTCAACGCCCCTATCGCGGGTGCGATGTTCGCCCTCGAGATCTTCATGGGGCAGGTCACTCTCGACTTCAGTCTGGTTGTCCTTTCCTCCGTGGCCTCGGTCATCGTGTCCCGCGCCGCGCTGGGCGATTTTCCTTCCTTCACCGTTCCAGCATACCAGCTGCTGAGCGCCAAGGAGATGCCCCTTTTTCTGTTGCTCGGAGTCCTCGCCGGCCTGGCGGCGGTGGCCTTCGTGCGCATGCTCTACTGGTTTGAGGACCGCTTCGACAGCTGGCATTTTCCCGCCTACTTGATGCCCGCCGTGGGCGGTCTCCTCGTGGGAGTGATGGGGGTGTTCCTTCCTCAGATTTTCGGGACCGGTTTCCCGGCGATTGAGGATGCCCTGAACGGGAGAACGTCCCTCGCCCTCCTGGCGATCCTCATCTTCGCCAAGATGCTGGCCACCCCGCTGACCCTCGGCTCGGGAGGATCTGGGGGGGTCTTTGCTCCGGCCCTGTTTGTGGGGGCCATGCTGGGCGGGGCCTACGGCCACATGGTCCATGGCCTCTTTCCTAGCTTCACTGCGGGTGCGGGGGCCTATGCCCTTGTCGGGATGGGGGCGGTCTTCGGTGGGGCGGCCCAGGCGCCCATCACCGCCATCATCATCATCTTTGAGATGACTGGCGACTACCGTATCATCCTGCCGATCATGACCAGCACGGTGATCAGTGTCCTCATCTATAACGTGCTGAACAAGGAGACCATCTACACCCAGAAGCTCGTGAAGCGGGGTCTCAGATTCCGGGCCGGGCGGGACGTGGACATCATGGCTGCGACCCCGGTTCGCGATGCCATGACTCATCGACTCCTCTGGATCCCTGAGGAGATGACCGTCGAGGGGTTCCTCGAGAGGTCCGCCGAGGAGCAGCATGAGTGGTTCCCCGTGTTGAACCAGTCGGGGGAACTCACGGGGGTCGTGACCGCCCAGGACGTGCAGAAGGCCCTGGGCCTGGGCAATGGAGATTTGCAAGCCAAGATGGGGGACTTGTCCACCAAGGATCTGGTCACGGTCACTCCGTACAACAGCCTCCATGATGTCCTTGTCCGGTTCCACGTGCGGGACCTGGGGCACTTGCCGGTGGTGGATCCGGATAACCCGAGGAAGTTGCTGGGAATTATCTCGCGTGCCCACATCGTCCGAGCTTACAATCGCGCCTTGATTGACAAACATTTGCTCTAGCCTACCACGAGCGTGCCCGTAGACCCTGCAGCCATCCTGGCCGATTTGAATCCGCCGCAGCGGGAGGCGGTCCTCCACACCGAGGGCCCCCTCCTTATCCTCGCCGGGGCCGGATCAGGGAAGACGCGTGTCATTACCCACCGCATTGCCTACCTCATAGGCGAGCTCAACATTCGGCCCTGGAATGTCCTCGCCGTGACGTTCACCAACAAGGCGGCCGAGGAGATGCGGGAGCGGGTGGCCAATCTTCTGGGGGCAGAGGGGCTGAACGTCTGGGTGGGAACATTTCACGCCACCTGCGTCAAGATCCTGAGGAAAAGCGCCCAGCACCTGGGCCTCCGTTCCTCTTTTGTCATCTACGATGAGGGCGATCAGCTGGCTCTCCTGAGGACGTGCCTCCGGGAGTTAGACCTGAGCGAGCGGGTGATACATCCGAGGGTGGTCCAGTCCAGGATCAGTCGCGCCAAGAATGATCTCCTTACCCCGGCCGAGTATGCGGCTCAGGCTGCCGATTACATGGAAGAACGTGTTGCTCGGATCTATTACCGATACCAAGCTGCGCTTCAACGAAACGGGGCGCTCGACTTTGACGACCTCCTGAGTGAGACCGTACGGCTCTTCCTCGAGCGGCCGATGATCCTAACCTCCTACCAAGACCTCTGGATCTATATCATGGTGGATGAGTATCAGGACACCAATCACGCCCAGTACCGGTTAATCCGGCTACTCGCCGAACGACACCAAAACCTGGCAGTGGTAGGGGATGACGATCAGTCGATCTATCGGTGGCGGGGAGCGGATCTCGGAAACATCTTGGATTTTGAGCGGGACTATCCGCTCTGCAAGGTGATCCGGCTCGAGCAAAACTATCGCTCGACCAAGTCTATCTTAGAGGCAGCTTCCTCCGTCATCGCCTGGAACCGTGGTCGCAAGGAAAAAAGGTTGTGGACCGATAATGACGCGGGGGAGCCGATTGGCTTCTGTCACGCGAGGGATGAGGAGCATGAAGCGGCCTTCATCGTAGAGACCATTCGGCATCTCGCGGTGCAGGAGGGATACAGCTTTGACGACTTCGCCGTCTTCTATCGGGTAAACGCCCAGTCCCGAGTTCTGGAGGATGCCTTGAAGCGGGCCGTCGTGCCTTACGTCATTGTGGGGGGTCTGAGGTTCTACGAGCGCAAGGAGATTCGAGACCTCTTGGCCTATCTAAGACTGATAGCTAACCCTGCCGACTCGGTCGGTTTTCTCCGAGCGGTGAACGTTCCGCCGAGAGGGGTTGGCCGGACAACCTTAGACCGGCTCACTCAATTTGCCATGGCCAGTGGGCTCTCCCTGTGGGAGGCATGTGCTGAGATCGAAAAACACGGACTGTTGCCCACACGACAGCTCAAGGCCCTGCAAGATTTTCGGTCTCTCATCGAGCGGTTCGTAATGCGGCTCCCTGAGACCTCGGTTCCCGACTTGGTCTCGACCCTCCTGCACGAGACTGGCTACGTGGCGGAACTGGAAAAGGAGGGAACCCCAGACGCCTTGAGCCGGATCGAGAACCTACGGGAGCTCATCTCGGCTGCTCAAGATTTCACGCAACGGAGTGAAGACACCTCGCTGCACGCGTTCCTGGATATGGTCAGTCTTCTCACCGATGTGGATGAGGGGTTGAAGGATACCGGGGGCAAGGTGACCCTGATGACCCTGCACATGGCCAAGGGGTTAGAGTTTCCAGTGGTCTTCATCGCGGGAATGGAGGAGGGGCTCTTCCCCCACGGTCGGGCCTACACCGATCCCGAAGAGCTCGAGGAGGAGCGGCGGCTCTGCTACGTGGGGATGACCCGAGCCAAGAGGCGCCTGTTCCTCACCACGGCCGTACAGCGGCGGCTTTACGGCGCAGAGAGCTTCAATCTCCCCTCCCGGTTTTTGGAAGAGATTAAACCGCACCTCCTTCACAGGATCGAGGCCTTGACACTGTCCTCTGCGTCTACACTCGAAGGCTCTCATCAGCCATCCCCGCGTTATGAGGTAGAGGAGGACCAGATCCCCTTTGTGGACTTCTACCAGCCCGGGGTCTGGGTGCGGCATCCGGAATGGGGCGTGGGCAGGATCCGGGAGCGGATTGGGCATGGAGAAGAGATGAAGGTGGTGGTTACTTTTTCTGGGATTGGAACCAAAAAACTCAAGGTGAAATACGCCCAGCTCTCGCGGGCCTGAATGGTCGGGTTCCGGGGGACATCCTTGACTAACAGCTCGAAGGGACCTTCCTCGGCCGCGCCATATTCTCCTGGGGCTTGAGTCGCAGGGGCAATCTTATGCACGCCGAGGGGCCCCGCCGCTCACGGCAATGTCGCTGGGGACCTTCAGGTGCGGCCTAAATAAACAAAAATCCGCGAGGAGAGTCGCGTATCTTCGGAAGGGCGAGGGGAGCTGGGC is part of the Candidatus Methylomirabilota bacterium genome and encodes:
- a CDS encoding UvrD-helicase domain-containing protein codes for the protein MPVDPAAILADLNPPQREAVLHTEGPLLILAGAGSGKTRVITHRIAYLIGELNIRPWNVLAVTFTNKAAEEMRERVANLLGAEGLNVWVGTFHATCVKILRKSAQHLGLRSSFVIYDEGDQLALLRTCLRELDLSERVIHPRVVQSRISRAKNDLLTPAEYAAQAADYMEERVARIYYRYQAALQRNGALDFDDLLSETVRLFLERPMILTSYQDLWIYIMVDEYQDTNHAQYRLIRLLAERHQNLAVVGDDDQSIYRWRGADLGNILDFERDYPLCKVIRLEQNYRSTKSILEAASSVIAWNRGRKEKRLWTDNDAGEPIGFCHARDEEHEAAFIVETIRHLAVQEGYSFDDFAVFYRVNAQSRVLEDALKRAVVPYVIVGGLRFYERKEIRDLLAYLRLIANPADSVGFLRAVNVPPRGVGRTTLDRLTQFAMASGLSLWEACAEIEKHGLLPTRQLKALQDFRSLIERFVMRLPETSVPDLVSTLLHETGYVAELEKEGTPDALSRIENLRELISAAQDFTQRSEDTSLHAFLDMVSLLTDVDEGLKDTGGKVTLMTLHMAKGLEFPVVFIAGMEEGLFPHGRAYTDPEELEEERRLCYVGMTRAKRRLFLTTAVQRRLYGAESFNLPSRFLEEIKPHLLHRIEALTLSSASTLEGSHQPSPRYEVEEDQIPFVDFYQPGVWVRHPEWGVGRIRERIGHGEEMKVVVTFSGIGTKKLKVKYAQLSRA
- a CDS encoding chloride channel protein → MAEEKEGQTGTPGTLRRTLLDLAYHPRIPEGAYLTIVSILVGLATGVGSVAFIKLLQYTTYFFFETGRGALTLLGEYYVILLPAIGGLVVGPLIYHFAQEAKGHGVPEVMTAITVMGGRIRKRVAFIKILASAITIGSGGSAGREGPMIQIGAGIGSTVGQFLKMSDERIKTLVACGAAAGIAATFNAPIAGAMFALEIFMGQVTLDFSLVVLSSVASVIVSRAALGDFPSFTVPAYQLLSAKEMPLFLLLGVLAGLAAVAFVRMLYWFEDRFDSWHFPAYLMPAVGGLLVGVMGVFLPQIFGTGFPAIEDALNGRTSLALLAILIFAKMLATPLTLGSGGSGGVFAPALFVGAMLGGAYGHMVHGLFPSFTAGAGAYALVGMGAVFGGAAQAPITAIIIIFEMTGDYRIILPIMTSTVISVLIYNVLNKETIYTQKLVKRGLRFRAGRDVDIMAATPVRDAMTHRLLWIPEEMTVEGFLERSAEEQHEWFPVLNQSGELTGVVTAQDVQKALGLGNGDLQAKMGDLSTKDLVTVTPYNSLHDVLVRFHVRDLGHLPVVDPDNPRKLLGIISRAHIVRAYNRALIDKHLL